A genome region from Nitrospira sp. includes the following:
- a CDS encoding NFACT family protein — MAHTATEIGSIVQELALALAEGWIQKISQPLPDSLLLEVRVPGHTRRLLCSVRDGTARIHLVRETLPNPPTPPSFCQLLRARIQGARIESIESIPGDRIARLTLTSRDGPVALVAELFGRNADLLFLNGEGRVLATLRHNKDRVNQTYQTPSPSRSSPSETAVPAPEPRLPTNEDPFPLSSRLEILYREREAELSRLTQVRQRESILRKTLKKLLRRMEALKRDLEQAGRYEPYARYGELLKANLGLLKKGLPAVSVVDYYDERLPELTIPLDPSKGPQANMDAYFAKYRKFVSAQREILPRVATIETDVQQLHAELETIKNGTWQAPTHDRQTTPTTMSRPSRKQAANEERRGPFRRFISSDGHQIFVGRNARENDELTFGLAKSDDLWLHARGTPGSHVVVRLEKGTDPPPETIRDAATLALLYSDLKKSGKGDVIYTRRKWVKKSKGQAPGAVTVTQEKTMYVTLDKPRLAALKGRTTNGAM, encoded by the coding sequence ATGGCACACACTGCGACAGAAATTGGTTCCATTGTTCAGGAACTGGCCCTGGCCCTGGCAGAAGGCTGGATCCAAAAGATCTCCCAACCCCTCCCCGACTCCCTGCTACTGGAAGTGCGTGTTCCCGGGCACACTCGTCGGCTGCTCTGTTCCGTACGCGATGGAACGGCGCGGATTCACCTCGTGCGCGAAACCCTTCCCAACCCGCCGACCCCGCCGTCGTTTTGCCAACTGCTGCGGGCACGCATACAAGGCGCACGTATCGAGAGCATTGAATCTATCCCTGGCGACCGCATTGCTCGCCTGACTCTCACGAGCCGGGACGGCCCGGTCGCCTTGGTCGCAGAACTGTTTGGTCGAAACGCGGACCTGTTGTTTTTGAATGGAGAAGGACGAGTGCTCGCCACACTTCGCCACAACAAAGACCGTGTGAACCAGACCTATCAGACCCCGTCCCCATCACGATCATCGCCCTCCGAGACGGCTGTTCCCGCACCGGAGCCTCGGCTTCCAACCAACGAAGATCCATTTCCGCTCTCATCCAGGCTGGAAATTCTCTATCGTGAGCGTGAAGCAGAATTGTCGCGCCTCACCCAGGTCCGACAGCGGGAATCGATCCTGCGAAAAACACTCAAGAAACTTCTGCGACGTATGGAGGCACTGAAACGCGATCTCGAACAGGCAGGACGATACGAACCCTATGCACGATATGGCGAACTACTGAAAGCCAACCTGGGCTTACTCAAGAAAGGACTCCCCGCCGTCTCGGTCGTGGATTATTACGATGAGCGACTGCCGGAATTGACGATCCCGCTCGATCCCAGCAAAGGGCCTCAGGCCAATATGGATGCGTACTTCGCCAAATATCGAAAGTTCGTGTCCGCCCAGCGCGAAATTTTACCCCGCGTGGCCACCATCGAGACGGACGTGCAGCAACTCCACGCTGAATTGGAGACCATCAAAAATGGGACCTGGCAGGCGCCCACTCATGATCGGCAGACCACACCAACAACCATGTCTCGTCCAAGCCGGAAGCAAGCCGCCAACGAGGAACGCCGCGGGCCGTTTCGACGCTTCATTTCATCGGACGGCCATCAGATCTTTGTCGGACGCAATGCCCGCGAGAATGACGAACTGACATTCGGCCTCGCCAAGAGTGACGATCTCTGGCTCCATGCACGCGGCACGCCGGGATCACATGTCGTCGTGCGATTGGAGAAAGGCACCGACCCACCGCCGGAAACCATACGGGACGCAGCCACACTCGCCCTGCTGTATAGCGATCTCAAAAAAAGCGGGAAAGGCGACGTCATCTATACCAGGCGCAAGTGGGTCAAGAAATCCAAGGGCCAGGCACCGGGGGCGGTCACGGTGACTCAAGAGAAGACCATGTATGTCACGCTCGACAAACCACGCCTTGCGGCACTGAAGGGGCGAACCACAAACGGAGCAATGTAG
- a CDS encoding DUF423 domain-containing protein, which yields MAVSARSFRFVFLGGLFAATSVAAGAFGAHALKSILDPPMLAVYETAARYQMYHALALFVVAWLVRETEDPLAVKAGWLFCIGILLFSGSLYIVALAGIKWMGALTPLGGLSFISGWACVAWTARRAGHDQ from the coding sequence ATGGCTGTATCGGCGCGCTCGTTCCGGTTTGTGTTTCTCGGCGGCCTGTTCGCCGCCACATCCGTAGCCGCAGGTGCGTTCGGCGCCCATGCGCTCAAATCGATTCTCGATCCACCCATGCTTGCCGTCTATGAAACTGCGGCACGGTACCAAATGTACCATGCTCTCGCTCTATTTGTCGTAGCCTGGCTGGTGCGTGAGACGGAAGATCCGCTGGCAGTGAAGGCCGGTTGGCTCTTTTGCATTGGGATTCTCTTGTTCAGCGGCAGTTTGTATATCGTGGCACTGGCAGGAATCAAATGGATGGGGGCATTGACTCCCTTGGGCGGTCTGTCTTTTATTTCCGGATGGGCCTGTGTGGCCTGGACTGCCCGGCGCGCGGGACATGATCAGTGA
- a CDS encoding Gfo/Idh/MocA family oxidoreductase, which translates to MSHEPRVPLGVGLIGLGHHGSRYAKHLLHDLPEARLVAVSRRRVTEGHGLVSAPALACYTDYHELIADPQVEAVVVVTPPAINREICLAVAQARKALLVEKPLAISAADARAIAQAAQGSGQPMMTAQTLRFDAAVGLVQERHSQIGVLQYLSLASRMEPHGMSGDGRGFGGRGCLLETGIHLLDLARVLTGEEIRTVSCEMDVVPPDGAERRVVGRLTTQGGLVCLLDVSRVSSGRIGRVELVGSEGQLSADWCGQRVVQVSAQHGAGDWSSVMCPTVLRTLQAFVRSVRDGLPPPVTIEDGKRAVEIAEACYSSARLGGRVVPVEYL; encoded by the coding sequence ATGTCTCACGAACCGCGTGTCCCCCTTGGAGTCGGGCTGATCGGCCTCGGCCATCATGGCAGCCGCTATGCCAAACACCTTCTGCATGACCTGCCTGAGGCGCGTCTGGTGGCGGTCAGCCGCCGCCGGGTTACTGAAGGACATGGTCTGGTCTCCGCGCCGGCCCTGGCCTGTTACACCGACTATCATGAGTTGATTGCCGACCCTCAGGTGGAGGCCGTGGTGGTGGTGACGCCGCCGGCGATCAATCGAGAGATCTGTCTGGCCGTGGCACAGGCGAGGAAAGCTCTGCTGGTGGAGAAGCCGTTGGCGATCTCGGCGGCCGACGCCCGAGCGATCGCGCAGGCAGCGCAGGGAAGCGGACAGCCCATGATGACCGCACAGACGCTGCGGTTTGATGCCGCAGTAGGGTTGGTACAGGAACGGCACTCGCAGATCGGTGTCCTCCAGTATCTCAGTCTGGCTAGCCGTATGGAACCGCATGGGATGAGTGGGGATGGCCGGGGATTCGGTGGACGCGGCTGTTTGCTTGAGACTGGCATTCATCTCTTGGACTTGGCTCGCGTCTTGACCGGAGAGGAGATTCGGACGGTGTCCTGCGAGATGGATGTGGTGCCGCCGGATGGAGCGGAGCGTCGTGTCGTGGGGCGTCTGACCACTCAGGGCGGTCTGGTGTGCCTGTTGGATGTGTCGCGGGTGTCGTCGGGACGAATCGGGCGAGTGGAGTTGGTCGGAAGCGAGGGACAGTTGTCAGCTGATTGGTGCGGGCAGCGAGTGGTGCAGGTTTCTGCGCAGCACGGGGCCGGCGACTGGTCGAGCGTGATGTGCCCGACCGTGCTCCGGACGCTACAGGCCTTTGTGCGGTCGGTGCGCGACGGCTTGCCGCCCCCGGTGACGATCGAAGACGGCAAGCGTGCGGTTGAAATTGCGGAAGCCTGCTACTCATCAGCCCGGCTGGGTGGACGAGTGGTGCCGGTCGAGTATCTGTAA
- a CDS encoding dienelactone hydrolase family protein, which yields MTTQAAPFSLDQIGTGTARFPSGMAIPTATDAMVDPYIRTRVSKDVQVECIQFWPQDKTAYPGIVLLHDWWGMNSQITDLGARLACEGYGVIIPKLYGRLGGMVTANADVAEALMAKCNEQLQLQDINSCCEYLNTTEHTKRNIHGVVGFGLGGSLAIRFACQRKRLRAAVAYYGKVTAPDQLTNMMSPLLYHQAEQDTWATQQDVDHLRAAASQGKRIEIKTYSGAPHAFCDETRPAGYQAEAAARAWDATVAFLKTSFQGT from the coding sequence ATGACTACTCAGGCAGCACCCTTTTCGCTGGATCAGATCGGAACCGGTACGGCTCGCTTCCCGAGTGGTATGGCGATTCCCACCGCCACGGATGCCATGGTGGATCCCTACATCCGCACGCGCGTGAGCAAAGACGTGCAGGTGGAATGTATTCAATTCTGGCCGCAGGATAAGACCGCCTACCCCGGCATTGTGCTGCTGCATGACTGGTGGGGGATGAATTCCCAGATCACGGATCTTGGCGCCAGGTTGGCCTGCGAGGGCTACGGCGTGATCATTCCAAAGTTATACGGACGACTCGGCGGCATGGTCACCGCGAACGCCGACGTGGCAGAGGCACTCATGGCCAAGTGCAATGAACAGCTCCAGCTCCAGGACATCAACAGCTGCTGCGAATACCTCAACACCACGGAGCATACCAAACGCAATATCCACGGCGTTGTCGGGTTTGGTTTGGGCGGGTCTCTGGCGATCCGGTTTGCCTGCCAGCGCAAGCGACTGCGAGCCGCAGTGGCCTATTATGGGAAGGTCACCGCTCCCGACCAGCTGACGAATATGATGAGTCCGCTGCTCTATCACCAGGCCGAACAGGACACCTGGGCAACACAGCAGGATGTCGATCATCTCCGCGCCGCCGCGAGCCAAGGGAAACGCATTGAGATCAAGACCTACTCAGGCGCCCCTCACGCGTTCTGTGACGAGACACGCCCGGCAGGCTACCAGGCAGAGGCCGCAGCCAGGGCCTGGGATGCCACCGTCGCATTTCTCAAGACCTCTTTCCAAGGAACATAG
- a CDS encoding Lrp/AsnC ligand binding domain-containing protein, whose translation MATKAYILIKVKAGKGKSVLSALKSIAGVEQIHACFGQPDIFVFINVADERALSDVVITRIHAIEGVEETDTHIVAET comes from the coding sequence ATGGCAACGAAAGCGTACATTCTGATCAAGGTCAAGGCAGGCAAAGGAAAATCCGTGCTCAGCGCCCTGAAAAGCATTGCCGGCGTGGAGCAGATTCACGCCTGTTTCGGCCAACCCGACATTTTCGTGTTTATCAATGTGGCCGATGAACGGGCACTCTCGGATGTTGTGATTACGCGGATTCACGCCATCGAAGGAGTGGAAGAAACCGACACCCACATCGTGGCGGAAACGTAG
- a CDS encoding DUF6022 family protein has translation MKDTASPLTPETVTHEIQAYVAERQMELLPSGEASTDGRCFAWCGDILDFLTEGLAERCAAKGITFTDVFPGPFRLMDEEQQPDGQHVRRFWTVALHHGCPIARICTYFFHRHDQVSLPQLPRVVGYAPITVAPEDHE, from the coding sequence ATGAAAGACACTGCTTCTCCACTGACACCAGAAACCGTCACTCATGAGATCCAAGCCTATGTTGCCGAACGACAGATGGAACTCCTCCCCTCTGGAGAAGCCAGTACAGACGGGCGCTGCTTCGCCTGGTGCGGGGACATCCTGGACTTTCTGACCGAAGGCCTGGCCGAACGATGTGCCGCAAAAGGTATTACGTTCACCGATGTATTTCCCGGCCCGTTTCGTCTCATGGACGAAGAGCAACAGCCGGACGGCCAGCACGTGCGGCGCTTCTGGACGGTGGCCCTGCACCACGGCTGTCCCATCGCCAGGATCTGCACCTACTTCTTCCATCGGCACGATCAAGTGAGCCTCCCGCAATTGCCACGCGTGGTCGGCTATGCCCCCATCACCGTGGCCCCTGAGGACCACGAATGA
- the clpB gene encoding ATP-dependent chaperone ClpB yields the protein MDMNRMTVKLQEALQSASALAMRRGHQGIDVEHLLLALMEQEGGIAGSLLEQAGVSPAAVRQAAEQALTKVAQVHGPGAAPGQIHLTPRLGSLLTKAEDRMKELRDDFVSVEHVILAMAEEGGVFRRLNLTPERLLTALQQVRGNQRVTSQDPEGTYQALEKYGRDLTKLAAQGKLDPVIGRDDEIRRTIQILSRRTKNNPVLIGEPGVGKTAIVEGLAQRIVKGDVPEGLKQKRVVVLDMGALVAGAKFRGEFEERLKAVLKEVQSAQGQVLLFIDELHTVVGAGAAEGAMDAANLLKPMLARGEMHLIGATTLDEYRKHIEKDAALERRFQTVLVDQPTVEDTISILRGLKERYEVHHGVRIKDAALVAAAKLSNRYIGDRFLPDKAIDLVDESAARLRTEIDSLPAELDEVSRKVLQLEIEREALKKETDAGSKARLQSIEKELTEKNRDLQALKTRWESEKTSVSKLRKIRQQIEDVKQKIEQFERAYDLNKVAELRYGELPRLERELELEQQHLGKKQNENRLLKEEVDEEDIAAVVSRWTGIPVTRLVEGEMEKLLKLDELLHQRVVGQEQAVTAVADAVLRARSGIKDPNRPIGSFLFLGPTGVGKTELARALSVTLFDDESNLIRIDMSEYMEKHTVARLIGAPPGYVGYEEGGQLTEAVRRHPFSVILFDEIEKAHHDVFNILLQVLDDGRLTDSQGRTVDFKNTVLIMTSNIGSQHILEAQQAGASYETMKAQVTGDLRAHFRPEFLNRVDEIVVFHALGNEHLAKIVEIQLERLRARLVERRITLTVTPDALQNLGRRGYDPVYGARPLKRLIQQEIETPMARQLIKGELRDGDTAVVDLKDGHIAIVPTVAP from the coding sequence ATGGATATGAACCGGATGACCGTCAAACTACAAGAGGCCTTGCAGAGCGCATCCGCCCTTGCCATGCGCCGGGGACACCAGGGCATTGATGTCGAACACCTACTCCTAGCCCTCATGGAGCAAGAAGGAGGGATAGCTGGATCCTTGCTCGAACAGGCCGGGGTCTCTCCTGCGGCTGTTCGCCAAGCTGCGGAGCAAGCCCTGACCAAAGTGGCTCAAGTTCATGGGCCGGGCGCGGCTCCCGGGCAAATCCACCTCACGCCGCGCCTGGGGTCGTTGCTGACGAAGGCCGAAGATCGGATGAAGGAGCTCCGTGATGATTTCGTAAGCGTCGAACACGTTATCCTGGCCATGGCGGAGGAAGGCGGGGTCTTTCGCCGGCTCAATCTTACGCCCGAACGCCTGCTCACGGCTCTGCAGCAGGTACGAGGAAATCAACGCGTGACCAGTCAAGACCCTGAAGGCACCTATCAGGCGTTGGAAAAATATGGGCGCGACCTCACAAAACTCGCCGCGCAGGGCAAGTTGGATCCGGTCATCGGTCGAGATGATGAAATCCGGCGGACCATCCAGATTCTCTCGCGTCGAACCAAGAACAATCCCGTCCTCATTGGTGAGCCGGGTGTCGGCAAAACGGCCATCGTGGAGGGACTTGCACAACGCATCGTCAAAGGAGACGTGCCGGAAGGGCTCAAGCAAAAACGTGTCGTCGTCCTCGATATGGGCGCGCTGGTGGCCGGGGCCAAGTTCCGTGGCGAGTTCGAAGAACGATTAAAAGCCGTTCTAAAGGAAGTCCAATCGGCGCAGGGCCAAGTGCTGCTCTTCATCGATGAACTCCACACCGTGGTGGGGGCCGGCGCGGCAGAGGGTGCCATGGATGCCGCCAATCTCCTCAAACCGATGCTCGCCAGAGGAGAAATGCACCTCATCGGAGCCACCACCCTGGACGAATATCGCAAACACATCGAGAAAGACGCCGCGTTGGAACGTCGCTTTCAAACGGTCCTCGTGGACCAGCCGACCGTGGAAGATACCATTTCAATCCTCCGCGGCCTGAAAGAGCGCTACGAAGTGCACCACGGGGTGCGGATTAAGGATGCGGCGCTGGTCGCCGCTGCCAAATTGTCGAACCGCTATATCGGCGATCGGTTTCTTCCGGATAAGGCCATTGATCTCGTCGACGAATCTGCCGCACGCCTGCGAACGGAGATCGACAGTTTGCCGGCCGAGTTGGACGAAGTCTCGCGCAAGGTGCTTCAGCTTGAGATTGAACGGGAAGCGCTGAAAAAGGAAACGGATGCGGGCAGCAAGGCACGGCTCCAATCGATTGAAAAAGAACTGACCGAGAAAAATCGCGACCTTCAGGCACTCAAAACGCGCTGGGAATCGGAGAAGACTTCCGTCAGTAAGCTCAGGAAAATCCGTCAGCAGATCGAAGACGTTAAACAAAAAATCGAGCAGTTTGAACGAGCGTACGACTTGAATAAAGTCGCTGAGCTGCGCTACGGCGAATTGCCGAGGCTTGAACGGGAACTCGAGCTAGAGCAGCAACACCTCGGCAAGAAACAAAACGAAAACCGCCTCCTCAAAGAAGAAGTGGACGAGGAGGATATTGCCGCCGTCGTCAGTCGGTGGACCGGCATTCCCGTCACCCGCCTGGTCGAAGGTGAAATGGAAAAGTTGCTGAAGCTGGACGAACTCCTGCATCAACGTGTGGTGGGGCAGGAGCAGGCCGTCACAGCGGTCGCGGATGCCGTCTTGCGGGCGCGCTCCGGCATCAAGGATCCCAATCGTCCGATCGGCTCGTTTCTATTCCTCGGGCCGACCGGTGTCGGCAAGACGGAACTGGCCCGGGCGCTTTCGGTCACGCTGTTCGATGACGAGTCCAACCTCATTCGCATCGACATGTCGGAGTACATGGAGAAACACACGGTCGCACGACTGATCGGCGCCCCTCCCGGCTATGTGGGCTACGAAGAAGGCGGCCAGCTCACCGAAGCTGTGCGGCGACATCCGTTCTCCGTGATCCTGTTCGACGAAATCGAAAAGGCGCACCACGACGTCTTCAATATTCTCCTGCAGGTCCTCGACGACGGACGGCTAACCGATTCTCAGGGCCGCACCGTGGACTTCAAGAATACCGTGCTGATCATGACGTCGAACATCGGAAGCCAACACATCCTGGAAGCGCAACAGGCCGGGGCCTCCTATGAAACGATGAAGGCTCAAGTGACCGGGGACCTACGGGCACACTTCCGGCCTGAATTCCTGAACCGGGTCGATGAAATCGTGGTCTTCCATGCCTTGGGCAACGAACACCTGGCGAAAATCGTGGAGATCCAGTTGGAGCGGTTGCGGGCCCGGTTGGTGGAACGGCGGATTACCCTGACGGTCACGCCGGACGCACTGCAGAATCTCGGTCGACGCGGGTACGATCCCGTGTATGGGGCGAGACCGTTGAAGCGGCTCATTCAGCAGGAAATCGAAACCCCCATGGCGCGTCAGCTGATCAAAGGCGAGTTGCGGGATGGGGATACGGCAGTCGTGGATCTCAAAGACGGGCACATCGCTATTGTACCGACGGTCGCGCCATAA
- a CDS encoding sigma 54-interacting transcriptional regulator, with product MGTPTNSRDRFRILSALLQAKTLRQFDERLQQELTPLLDCDVIGLYLYSERTASFSPVSESLCNPASPAYSIAQLPAAGTIKEAAVLAGQAIVTDDLSTSSWTEAQAIDPNISRSTSVVVSPIRIPSESMTGATAKTLAVMVAVSIGKSGIFSEEDRLFLDLLGLHIAPVLTAVLAAEERDTLVAINNQVVLGTMTLDTLLPSIQPILREIIHHDMIGLVRFTGPPDRPWFEIASCEGVNVDQEALRQFPFARMAPAEILATGKPLLLTGHNQERFAEHGYLESLGICSAMLCPLLVHGAPYGFLGIGSRRRNAFSERDLALAEQIGFHLSHAIANLSAYEQIRQLKDQLEQENVYLREEMGASLDLRSLIGNSVALQKSLKAIEQVAPTDSTVLITGETGTGKELVAQAIHRFSPRQKKALITVNCAALPPTLIESELFGHERGAFTNATARKLGRFELAHGSTIFLDEVGDLPIGVQMKLLRVLEAQEFNRVGGSQTIHVDVRVLAATNVDLGQAIKRGLFRADLFYRLNVFPLRLPTLRERREDIPLLTRHFVKKYGLRHRKPVTRINNAALNTLSAYDWPGNVRELEHVIERAVIVSQGSTITTEDLDGLGHGEDQPVEPRTLAEAERAHIVETLSRTNWILAGKLGAAEQLGMKRSTLQHRMKKLEISRPPRHPS from the coding sequence ATGGGCACCCCCACGAACAGTCGTGACCGCTTTCGCATTCTGAGCGCATTGCTCCAGGCAAAAACGTTGCGGCAGTTCGATGAACGCCTCCAACAGGAGCTCACACCCCTGTTGGACTGTGACGTCATCGGACTCTACCTGTACAGTGAACGCACGGCGTCCTTCTCTCCCGTGTCTGAAAGTTTGTGCAACCCGGCCTCTCCCGCCTATTCCATCGCGCAATTGCCCGCAGCCGGTACCATCAAGGAAGCCGCAGTTCTCGCCGGACAAGCCATCGTGACAGACGACCTCAGTACCTCCTCTTGGACCGAGGCGCAGGCCATCGATCCGAACATTAGTCGGTCCACTTCCGTGGTGGTGTCCCCGATCAGGATCCCTTCCGAATCCATGACCGGCGCGACCGCCAAAACTCTTGCCGTCATGGTGGCCGTTTCAATCGGGAAATCCGGCATCTTTTCGGAAGAAGACCGGCTGTTTCTCGACCTGCTCGGCCTTCACATCGCACCGGTGCTGACCGCTGTCTTAGCGGCCGAGGAACGCGACACCTTAGTCGCCATCAACAACCAGGTCGTGCTCGGCACTATGACACTGGATACCCTTCTTCCTTCGATTCAGCCCATTCTCCGTGAGATCATCCACCACGACATGATCGGTCTCGTGCGATTCACCGGTCCGCCCGACCGCCCCTGGTTCGAGATCGCGTCCTGCGAGGGTGTGAACGTCGATCAGGAAGCGCTCCGACAATTTCCCTTCGCGCGGATGGCGCCGGCTGAAATCCTGGCCACGGGAAAGCCCCTGCTCCTGACCGGACACAACCAAGAGCGATTTGCGGAGCACGGCTATCTCGAATCACTCGGCATATGCTCAGCCATGCTCTGCCCACTCCTGGTCCATGGGGCCCCCTATGGTTTCTTAGGTATCGGCAGCAGACGGCGGAACGCCTTCTCCGAGCGCGACCTCGCACTGGCGGAACAGATCGGCTTTCACTTATCGCACGCCATCGCCAACCTCTCCGCCTACGAACAGATCCGTCAGCTGAAAGACCAATTGGAACAAGAGAACGTCTACCTGCGTGAGGAGATGGGCGCCTCTCTCGACCTGAGAAGCCTGATCGGCAACAGCGTGGCACTCCAGAAATCGCTGAAGGCCATTGAGCAGGTGGCGCCGACCGATTCCACCGTCCTCATCACGGGAGAAACCGGTACAGGCAAAGAACTGGTCGCTCAAGCGATTCATCGATTCTCACCACGCCAAAAGAAGGCACTGATTACCGTCAACTGCGCCGCACTCCCGCCCACACTGATCGAATCCGAGCTCTTCGGTCACGAACGAGGCGCCTTCACCAACGCAACGGCCCGTAAACTGGGACGCTTTGAGCTCGCGCACGGGAGCACCATTTTCCTTGATGAAGTGGGAGACCTCCCCATCGGCGTACAAATGAAACTCCTGCGCGTCCTGGAGGCTCAGGAATTCAACCGAGTTGGCGGAAGCCAAACCATTCACGTCGATGTGCGCGTGCTTGCCGCCACCAACGTCGATCTGGGGCAGGCCATCAAACGGGGATTGTTTCGTGCCGATCTCTTCTATCGCCTCAACGTGTTTCCGCTCCGCCTTCCAACGCTTCGGGAACGCCGCGAGGATATCCCCCTGCTGACCCGGCACTTTGTGAAAAAATACGGTCTTCGCCATCGAAAACCCGTCACGCGAATCAACAACGCGGCACTCAACACCTTATCCGCATACGATTGGCCCGGCAATGTTCGGGAACTGGAGCATGTGATCGAACGTGCGGTCATCGTGAGCCAAGGGTCCACGATCACAACCGAGGACCTTGATGGGTTGGGGCATGGGGAAGATCAGCCTGTCGAGCCTCGCACACTTGCGGAAGCCGAACGAGCCCACATCGTGGAGACACTCTCACGAACCAATTGGATCCTCGCCGGCAAACTAGGGGCTGCAGAACAATTGGGAATGAAGCGGTCGACCCTCCAACACCGCATGAAAAAGCTGGAGATCAGTCGCCCGCCTCGACACCCCTCATGA
- a CDS encoding YifB family Mg chelatase-like AAA ATPase produces the protein MARSERRRTGGTVLANVLSAAIVGVDAHLVDVEVDISSGLPQFSIVGLPDATVRESRDRVRAALKNSGFHFPVKKVTVNLAPANIKKEGAGLDLAIALGILAAEEIIPHEAVKDVVFVGELSLDGRLKPIPGALSIGVVCRRRHPVLVSAENAGEVALVDGTEVFPIQTLPQAVEFLRGVLPIAKMTVSLDGLATSGLPDDEDFADVKGQAHAKRALEVAAAGGHNLLMMGPPGSGKTMLARRLPGILPLLAQEEALETSRIHSVVGQLSKEQPLMRRRPFRAPHHSISEAGLIGGGTTPRPGEVSLAHNGVLFLDEAGEFGRATLDGLRQPLEDGHVTVTRVSGSLRFPARFMLVAAMNPCPCGYYGDRGKDCVCSAAQVRRYRGRLSGPLLDRLDLQIEVPAVPIRALGDEVAATDSSAVIRSRVMAARARQAERYRGEGMYTNAQLKPRHLKQYCALDVQSRELLEQAMTRLGFSARAHGRILRVARTIADLAESGSIEPAHLAEAIQYRSFDRRVEL, from the coding sequence GTGGCTCGATCCGAGCGACGAAGAACCGGGGGGACTGTGCTGGCCAACGTGTTGAGTGCCGCGATTGTGGGCGTCGACGCGCATCTGGTTGACGTCGAAGTCGATATTTCCTCCGGCCTTCCTCAGTTCTCCATCGTCGGGCTCCCCGATGCGACCGTCCGGGAGAGTCGTGACCGGGTTCGTGCGGCGCTCAAAAATAGCGGTTTTCACTTTCCTGTAAAAAAAGTCACAGTCAATCTGGCCCCCGCGAATATCAAGAAAGAGGGTGCCGGCCTGGATCTGGCCATTGCGCTGGGCATTCTGGCGGCCGAAGAGATCATTCCGCATGAAGCGGTGAAGGACGTTGTGTTTGTCGGAGAGCTCTCGCTGGATGGTCGCCTGAAGCCTATCCCCGGCGCGCTTTCGATCGGCGTCGTGTGTCGCCGTCGTCATCCGGTGTTGGTCTCCGCCGAGAATGCCGGAGAGGTCGCGCTGGTTGACGGCACTGAGGTGTTCCCCATCCAGACGCTGCCGCAGGCAGTAGAATTCCTGCGCGGCGTGCTGCCGATTGCGAAGATGACCGTGTCGCTGGATGGTTTGGCCACTTCCGGGCTTCCCGACGATGAAGATTTCGCCGATGTGAAGGGGCAGGCGCATGCGAAACGGGCCCTTGAGGTCGCTGCGGCGGGCGGACATAACCTGCTCATGATGGGGCCGCCTGGGTCCGGTAAGACCATGCTGGCGCGCCGTCTGCCGGGAATCTTGCCATTGTTGGCCCAGGAAGAAGCGCTGGAGACCAGCCGCATTCATAGCGTGGTTGGGCAGCTCTCCAAAGAGCAACCGCTCATGCGGCGTCGGCCGTTTCGAGCCCCGCACCATAGTATTTCCGAGGCCGGCCTGATCGGTGGAGGAACGACCCCACGACCCGGGGAAGTGTCGTTGGCCCACAACGGGGTGCTGTTTCTGGATGAGGCCGGAGAGTTCGGGCGTGCGACGCTGGACGGGCTGAGGCAACCGCTTGAAGATGGCCATGTGACGGTGACGCGCGTCAGTGGTTCTCTTCGGTTTCCTGCCCGGTTTATGCTCGTGGCCGCGATGAACCCCTGTCCCTGTGGCTATTATGGCGATCGAGGCAAGGACTGCGTCTGTAGCGCGGCGCAGGTACGACGGTACCGGGGACGCTTGTCCGGCCCATTGCTGGATCGCCTTGATCTGCAGATCGAAGTGCCGGCCGTACCGATTCGCGCATTGGGCGACGAGGTAGCCGCGACTGATTCTTCTGCCGTGATCCGCTCACGGGTGATGGCTGCGAGGGCCCGCCAGGCTGAACGGTATCGTGGCGAGGGGATGTACACCAATGCCCAATTGAAACCACGTCACCTGAAGCAGTATTGTGCACTGGATGTTCAAAGCCGGGAGTTGCTGGAGCAGGCTATGACCCGGTTGGGGTTTTCGGCTCGTGCGCACGGACGAATCTTGCGGGTGGCGCGCACTATTGCCGACTTGGCCGAGTCTGGTAGTATCGAGCCGGCACATCTGGCCGAAGCGATTCAGTACCGAAGTTTTGATCGCCGAGTGGAGCTGTGA